CCATTTCCGCAAAACAGACCAATCATAATCTTAAACGTCAACGTACTGTCCTTCCAGCCAATCATATACCGTGACGTCATCAAAATGGTAGGACGTGTTAGGACCCCGGACGGTCTGAACACCCGCCGGCGTCCACTTCTTTGCAGTAAACAAACATAAATTTAAAGTATTCTCTTCTGCCTCGTCTCGTCCGCAATGGCTGGAAACTTTTGGCAAAGTTCTCATTAGTAAGTTTGAAACAATAAGATGAACACGATACGTTTTTATCGCCATAGCCAGCTTCTTTTTATTTGGGCCTAGCATTAGCCGCGCAAAAGCTAACCACCAGTTGTGCCCAGTATcaactggaggaaaacaagacTCCTGGTTGATTCTGAACACAGCCATATACCTAGTTATGTAAGTGTTATATATTATCTCAGGTGTTTATTTTTACGTCCCTTCTCGATTAAAAACCATGGTTTAATTTCAATTGGCCGATAAGTGAACGATATACTATAGTTTGCGATGAGAAAATCCCACTCCGGTGATTATAGAGTAGGAAGGAATGAGTGAAAGATTAGGAAGTGGCTGAAATGAGCAATTGTGTCTTGGCAAAGTCTGCAGTGGGTGCTGGACAAGCAGGACCTCATGAAGGAACGACAGAAGGACCTCAAGTTCCTCTCTGAGGAAGAATACTGGAAGCTGCAGATCTTCTTTGCCAACGGTGTTTACCTTACGTCATACTTCACAAACGCAACAGTGCATAAACAATCCAATCAATTTCACATCCAAAAGCAAACTAAATTCGTAATATTTTGAAGCTTATTTGCCATTTTGGCCAAATTAGTTTCTGTTATGTTTTAAAGTTTGGAGTTAAATTATTACTacttattaaattattttatcatttgaaattcaatatttcagaatttttatattttcttttttgggacaaaGCTCTACCAATGATTTTAAGTTTTATACTACAAACAATGttaattacaaataaaaaaataatatttatggAGTTATCCAAATTAATTTCAAATCTTGAGTTGTTGTTCTCTTGTTAGTCATTCAGGCTTTGGGAGAACACTTGAAGCTGAGGCAACAGGTTATCGCCACTGCTACTGTCTACTTCAAACGTTTCTATGCAAGGTACGCCCCGAAATAATCCTGCTCGAAGAACCAAACCTGGTGACCTATTGTCACCATGACTCGGAATTTGTGTAAATTTGTAGTTCTTTCCCTCTCCACAGATATTCCCTAAAAAGTATCGACCCAGTTCTCATGGCTCCTACCTGTGTTTTCTTAGCTTCCAAGGTGGAGGTACGGACACTCTCAGCATCATAATATCAAGTTCTCACTGAAAAGAATAAAAGacataatgaatgaataaaatcaCAGTGGTACAAAAATTTTTTTGTATATTGTAAAATGTAAACCAGATCTGTTTTTTTATTAGACTTTAGTCTATTGCGTTATGCTATTTTTTGTTACATAACATTTTGCTTATGATGGCTAATGGCTATTAAGGAATTCGGAGTGGTTTCCAACACGAGGCTGATCTCCGCAGCCACGTCTGTGTGTAAGTCAACACGCTCAGTTAGTCGTCTCACAGTTGTCATGTAATATATACCGTTGTTGTTATCTTCCCTCCTCAAACTAGTGAAAACAAGATTCTCCTACGCCTTTCCAAAGGAGTTCCCTTACAGGATGAATCATGTGAGTCATGGACACGTCTGCTCAGGAGAATGAATGTTGGGCCAAAATGAATTGCTGCTATTCAATTCGTATTTGACGTTGCCCGCTCGTGGTTGAAATTGTGTCACCTTTTGCAGATCTTAGAGTGCGAGTTCTACTTGTTGGAGTTGATGGTGAGTTGCATGATTTTGTGAATAAATATCAGAACCAATTTCAAGAGTGGTTCAAAACATAACACATTGACTCACTGATGTATTTGCCGTTTCAGGACTGCTGCCTGATCGTTTACCACCCATACAGACCACTTCTGCAGTACGTGCAGGACATGGGCCAGGAGGACATGCTGCTGCCACTGGCCTGGTCTGTctgcccccccttttttttttcttgcctatTGTCCCATTTTCGCTGCAATGTGTACTTCTGTGCTGCGTTCATCACCAGGCGCATCGTGAATGACACCTACAGGACAGACCTGTGTCTGCTTTACCCTCCCTTCATGATCGCCCTGGGTGCGTGccacataccccccccccccccccttccgccAGCTGTACTTACATTTCTTGTTGTTTTCCTCCATCAAAGCGTGTCTGCATGTGGCATGCGTGGTGCAGCAGAAGGATGCCAGGCAGTGGTTTGCAGAGCTGTCGGTGGACATGGACAAGGTTAGAGTCACACCAATGACAGAAATTATGCATGAACGGCAAGGCGGCAGAACTCGACGGAATGCCACGTGACTCCCACCCACTATTGTGCGTTCAGATTCTCGAGATCATCCGTGTCATCCTCAAACTGTACGACCAGTGGAAGAACTTTGATGACCGCAAGGAGATAGCCGCCGTGCTCAATAAGATGCCCAAACCCAAACCGCCTCCCAACAGGTACACTCAATCGCCACAAACTGGCTGACGGGATGCTACACAAAAGTGACCCTTTTCATTTGGTTGTTGTTTCTTCCCAGCGAAAACGATCAGAGCTCC
This genomic stretch from Syngnathus scovelli strain Florida chromosome 20, RoL_Ssco_1.2, whole genome shotgun sequence harbors:
- the ccnc gene encoding cyclin-C isoform X2, translated to MAGNFWQSSHYHSGFGRTLEAEATGYRHCYCLLQTFLCKIFPKKYRPSSHGSYLCFLSFQGGVKTRFSYAFPKEFPYRMNHILECEFYLLELMDCCLIVYHPYRPLLQYVQDMGQEDMLLPLAWRIVNDTYRTDLCLLYPPFMIALACLHVACVVQQKDARQWFAELSVDMDKILEIIRVILKLYDQWKNFDDRKEIAAVLNKMPKPKPPPNSENDQSSNGNQSNSYNQS
- the ccnc gene encoding cyclin-C isoform X1, with product MAGNFWQSSHYLQWVLDKQDLMKERQKDLKFLSEEEYWKLQIFFANVIQALGEHLKLRQQVIATATVYFKRFYARYSLKSIDPVLMAPTCVFLASKVEEFGVVSNTRLISAATSVLKTRFSYAFPKEFPYRMNHILECEFYLLELMDCCLIVYHPYRPLLQYVQDMGQEDMLLPLAWRIVNDTYRTDLCLLYPPFMIALACLHVACVVQQKDARQWFAELSVDMDKILEIIRVILKLYDQWKNFDDRKEIAAVLNKMPKPKPPPNSENDQSSNGNQSNSYNQS